AATCTAAAGATCTTTCAAACAGAAAATTAATCAATTAAAtagaaggaaaagaagaagagaaaacccTGTTTTCCAAATGATTTTGATATATATGTTTATGTCATTGAACTTGCAAATTGGAGAATGGCAGACAAAGGGCGAGACCAAGACAGAGAGAGTTCTGCATTTGGTTCTAAACCAAGATAGAAACTAGCAGATTTGGGTGAGTGAGGAGTTTGTTACTAACATTACTTTAGGGTCAAGATGATTTGTGGTGGAAACAATGGTGAATACTGATGCAACAATGGAAGTTTAATTTTTGCTTCCTCTACCTCCCATGGCTAAATTACAATATAGATGGGGGCCAATGAATTGTTATTCAGGCTGCACTCGAAATACAATTGGAAAAAAGGGCTAAATGACATGACGCATAAAAACAAATTCCTTTCAACCAAACACATGTTTAGTAGGGCCCTTAAATAGATAGCACATTACATTGAACCAAAAATGGTGTTAGTGTCAGATTTAAATTCAACATGTTATGCAATATGATAAGTTCTTAACTATTTAGTTACTATTACCACATTTTAATTACTAAGGGTACATTTGGTTCACTATAGTTCTAATGAAATAGGgttgtaattgaatagagctgtaataagtaattcaactgtttggttgaatAGAATGGAATAAAACTGTAATAGTATTATTATGTTTGGTTAaatggaatgatgttgtaatagcttaaggaaaaaaactaaaatgatcaaattacccTTAGCTAATTTTTttaggtagatgattattgttttgttattaaattttaataagattattattgaaaataatttaataaaataataaataatttaaccatattttaacataattattattaaatataatttaataaaaaatataatttaataacattcttaatctaattattattatatgaattaaaaattaaaatatatcatactataaaaaatatataatctactttattatttttaaactacaatgcatatttaatgtgctaaaatatcattaatgaaacaaataatttaattattctacaataaaaataaaatattagaagtaataaataacttgaaaattatatttcacattcaagcataatattcatatattaacaaaaaGTTACAAGCCAAAAGTTGTAAGGACCAAGTCGATAGTCAAATTGATTTTACCACTAATTTATcaatgaattaattaattaaattattaaaaaattataaaaataatatttataaaaattaaaaaccgaTTAACTAGTTTTTTAAcctaattcaacaatttatatAAATACATAAGGCGACCAATTTGATGCCTTTTCCAACTTGGATACCCAACCTAAGGCAACCAATTTGATGTCTTTTCTAACTTGATACTCAACCAATTCCTGATTAAACCAACCAATTTGATCAAATCCAAACATCCATGATGAACCAATTTGATCAAATCCAAACATCCATGATGAACCAATTTGATCAAATCCAAATAGATTCATGAATTTATTTGATAATCAAACccaaaaatagttgaaggaaatAAAATCTCAAATCATTCTGGTAATTAATTATTGTAGACATGATCCAATGAACATCAAACAAGTGCATTCTTCATCAATGAACTTTGACATTGTAAAGAAAATAGAATTATGAGGAAATCGATAGAAACCAACAACAAATCTAGGTTTGATGTATTGCTTCCTTTGTCTAATGAGGCAAAGCATTCATCACTTACACTCAGTGGATAGAAGAGCATTGGCTTATTATACAAAAAGATTCAGAAGCAGATGATACCATAGTTGAATTTAAAGTTAAATGCAGATTCTTCTAATAAAAGAGGAAGTGGATGACGAATTTGCAAGGCTTAGGctgccttttttttctttttcttttaaagttACACTTGGGATAGGGTTCCCATCTTCCACAGTTGATAGAAATATTATTCCTTGTACCGAAATGAATTGGTTTAGTATTTTTATATATGGTATCAACAACTTCATCACACTAACTTACAAGTGTTAAAAcattagatataaaataaaaattattattataaatttaaacttACTACGAATGAAAAACATTTTCTTTATTGTTGTCGCAAACAAATCATATATATCACTAAATATTAGCAATTAAAATTAGTTTATTACTAACTCATATATTAAAACCTACcatttttagttaatttgattatgttcatttttttccttttcaatgCACAAGATCTCTTGAATTATATCAAGAGATTACGATGAATATGCTCGTGTATGTACTTGGTATGATTGAAAACTCACAACGACCAACGCAGACAAACAGTGATAGGAACTCCATAGTAGATAAAACACATACGGACAGTGACATCGCATTTACTCCATACTAGAACAGCCAAGGATTTTACACAAGTTCTGCACTTCCTTGGTATGAAGAGGGAGGAGCCTGGTACAAAAATAGACTGTTTCCCCCATAAAGAGGTTAAAGGAGACTGTAATAACAAAATAATTCCGACAAAAGAATGTTTCTTCTCCCTCTTCTCCCAGTATATGAAAATGGGATCCTAACCAATAGTTTTTATTCTCATGTGAATGATATTCTATTTTCACTATGAATTTATATATCCCCCTTCTATTCTTCGGAAACCTTGAAAAAAGTATATGATAAAATCAGGTTGTTTATACCATCCATTCGGGCATCTGTGTCAAACTCAGGATCTATGTAGAAGAAAACCTGCAAGAAAGTACAGGTTAGTTGACAATCACCAACTAGTTTTGCCTTTTCAACAGTAAAAAGGCTTACAGGCATGTCAATCTGCTCTCCAGGAAGAAGACGCTGCTCCTCAAAGCAAAAGCACtggattttattgaaataaacagCAGCCTGAAGAGGAACACGAACAAGCAAGAAACCGAGTCAAAGCTTTAAGGCTTGTGATATGATAATGACAAACATTACCAGTAAGTTAATGTGTTCCAATGTAATCAATTTTTTCGCCCTAAAGGTTTTTTTGCTTCCACTTTCTAGCTTATCATCTCATAAGAAGCTCATTGTATTTCACCTAATGTTTCTTTGGTCATCCAATTTGTAGAAAAGGATAATCAAActatgtaaaataaaaaataaaaaaattagaggATAAAGAAAGCCAAGTATTGGTACAAACATATGAAAATAACTGCGTGGTTCGAAAGTGAGCTTTAACCTGCCTCACGGGCCATCTTCAGGATTGGAATTCTATCTTAGCTATTGGATATTTTAGGCCTATCTTACATAAATATTTTTTCCTTTGTTGCTTGCAAAAGGAAAATTAAAACAAGAGTTGATTGCAATAATTTTATCTCAAACTTGAAGATACCCTCATTAAGAAATATTCCGATTAAATTAACAGTTGTAATACAGATTCTTCCTGGCTAAGACCATTAGAAAAACAATATTGCAGATTCTCCTATTGTGACACCTAGAAGCCCCAATGGCAaactataaatataaaataatgataccGGAAACCTTCAAACATGCTTTATAAGAGATTAGGCATAGACTCATGCGGGTTCCACTGAAAAATTCCAGAAATAAATTTAGACACGGAGTGAGAAAGAGAAAAGGAAGTGTATGTCATGGAATCTATGACATGCACAAGAGGAAAAATGAGTAGCAGAGCTCAGCAGACAATTTTCTCAATCCAAACTAGAAATGTAGTAACAAGGATATGACACAGAATAAATTATTTGAACAATAATATTGAAAGGAAGACTACTAAATCATGTACATAATTCAAGCCTAAACAGCACAAGTCAAACCTAAGCTAGCAAGAAATGGTTAAAAAGCCTAATGGCTCACACAACCAAATAACGTTTGAGAGGTTGACAAAGATCTAAACAAACACCAATAACTTAACTTTAGAAATAACAAATTTCAAAGATCCAAATTTCATAATGGAGCATGAGAAAGTATCAGTACCTTCATAGGGGTGACGTTATAAGTAGAGACACCAGTTATGGGTTTTGAACTTCGGTTTTCAGCAGTATAAAAAGCAAGAGCACTTTCTCCAGGCTTGACTCTCACCTagcagaaaaataaaaaaaataagaaaataattgaTAAAAGCACCACTCTACAGTGCCCCAAAACAACAGAGAAGTTAAGAACCTCTCTTTGAGTTGGAACAAATTTCCAGGGCATTCCGTCCGCCACATCAGCATTGAATTGCACTACTATCTCCCTAAAAGGATAAGAGAAAATTTCTCAAACAAAGGCATAGAAGTACAAGAAAGATCATATCGTGATGCAAGTCTAACAGCTTCATAATAGCATCTTTAGAAATGcatgaattgaattgaatcaaaCTGGCTGATGTGAAGT
This is a stretch of genomic DNA from Gossypium arboreum isolate Shixiya-1 chromosome 11, ASM2569848v2, whole genome shotgun sequence. It encodes these proteins:
- the LOC108470104 gene encoding cytochrome c oxidase assembly protein COX11, mitochondrial-like isoform X2; the protein is MPRWEFSTKPLTRSFDFHPYGSRCLVRLSSFSSQRHYASHASHASTERKSKKTLLYLTALVFAMVGSSYAAVPLYRRFCQATGYGGTVQRRESVEEKIARHEKDGTVATREIVVQFNADVADGMPWKFVPTQREVRVKPGESALAFYTAENRSSKPITGVSTYNVTPMKAAVYFNKIQCFCFEEQRLLPGEQIDMPVFFYIDPEFDTDARMDGINNLILSYTFFKVSEE